In the Nicotiana tabacum cultivar K326 chromosome 16, ASM71507v2, whole genome shotgun sequence genome, one interval contains:
- the LOC107769765 gene encoding uncharacterized protein LOC107769765 isoform X2, with amino-acid sequence MLIRRYNPMSIFSSTSSSAVFSPVHRQFRRCPLPLFTQFLRPHFPPSLLCTTISSVPTTLTPSYYSTNSAESSTADATATDELQHHLSNSKQVTVTSSENSLLHKCKGPLKPGLYLVGTPIGNLEDITLRALRVLKSANVILSEDTRHSGKLLHYYNIKTPLLSYHKFNESQRAQMVLRKLQDGEIVALISDAGTPGISDPGMELAKLCVDKNVLVVPIPGPSAVVTALSASGLPTNEFTFVGFLPKHNSSRKERLILSANESATQIFFIPPHRLSQFLEEAAAIFGESRECVMAREMTKVHEEFWRGTIGEAKEAFSARQLKGEITFLIEGKSISIDESPSESQLENELRELISEGHSLSMAVKLVASGKSVKRKAIYSLALRKFGGQLESEDE; translated from the exons ATGCTGATACGGCGTTATAATCCCATGTCTATTTTTTCCTCCACCTCTTCCTCCGCCGTCTTCAGCCCAGTTCACCGGCAGTTTAGGAGGTGTCCTCTTCCCTTATTCACTCAATTTTTGCGACCCCATTTCCCACCTTCACTTCTTTGTACCACCATATCCAGTGTCCCCACAACTCTCACCCCTTCATATTACTCTACTAACAGTGCAGAAAGCTCCACTGCTGATGCCACTGCCACTGATGAACTGCAGCATCACCTATCGAATTCTAAGCAA GTCACGGTTACTAGCAgtgaaaacagcctcttgcatAAATGCAAG gGCCCTTTGAAACCAGGTTTATATCTAGTTGGAACCCCAATTGGCAATCTTGAAGATATTACTCTCAG GGCTTTGCGAGTCTTGAAATCAGCAAATGTGATTCTTTCTGAAGATACAAGGCATTCCGGAAAATTGCTACACTATTACAACATTAAAACTCCTCTT CTTAGTTATCACAAGTTCAATGAATCTCAAAGAGCACAAATGGTGCTGAGGAAACTACAAGATGGTGAAATTGTCGCCCTGATCAGTGACGCTGGCACACCAGGCATCAGTGACCCTGGAATGGAACTG GCTAAGCTGTGCGTGGATAAAAATGTACTTGTTGTTCCCATTCCTGGGCCTTCTGCTGTGGTAACTGCTCTTTCGGCCTCTGGCTTACCTACTAATGAGTTCACATTTG TTGGTTTTCTTCCAAAGCATAATTCTTCGAGGAAAGAGAGGCTGATACTTTCAGCAAATGAATCAGCCACACAAATTTTCTTCATTCCACCTCACAGGCTTTCTCAATTTCTTGAAGAGGCTGCTGCTATATTTGGTGAGAGTAG GGAGTGTGTCATGGCTCGGGAGATGACCAAAGTACATGAGGAG ttTTGGCGCGGCACCATTGGCGAAGCCAAAGAGGCATTCTCGGCACGTCAACTGAAGGGTGAAATTACTTTCTTGATTGAAGGCAAATCAATCAGTATTGATGAGAGTCCATCAGAATCACAGCTGGAGAATGAGTTGAGAGAGCTGATTTCGGAGGGACATTCTCTTTCAATG GCCGTCAAGTTGGTAGCAAGTGGAAAATCGGTGAAACGAAAAGCAATATATTCTCTTGCATTGAGGAAATTTGGAGGGCAACTAGAATCAGAGGATGAGTAG
- the LOC107769765 gene encoding uncharacterized protein LOC107769765 isoform X6, whose protein sequence is MLIRRYNPMSIFSSTSSSAVFSPVHRQFRSAESSTADATATDELQHHLSNSKQGPLKPGLYLVGTPIGNLEDITLRALRVLKSANVILSEDTRHSGKLLHYYNIKTPLLSYHKFNESQRAQMVLRKLQDGEIVALISDAGTPGISDPGMELAKLCVDKNVLVVPIPGPSAVVTALSASGLPTNEFTFVGFLPKHNSSRKERLILSANESATQIFFIPPHRLSQFLEEAAAIFGESRECVMAREMTKVHEEFWRGTIGEAKEAFSARQLKGEITFLIEGKSISIDESPSESQLENELRELISEGHSLSMAVKLVASGKSVKRKAIYSLALRKFGGQLESEDE, encoded by the exons ATGCTGATACGGCGTTATAATCCCATGTCTATTTTTTCCTCCACCTCTTCCTCCGCCGTCTTCAGCCCAGTTCACCGGCAGTTTAGGAG TGCAGAAAGCTCCACTGCTGATGCCACTGCCACTGATGAACTGCAGCATCACCTATCGAATTCTAAGCAA gGCCCTTTGAAACCAGGTTTATATCTAGTTGGAACCCCAATTGGCAATCTTGAAGATATTACTCTCAG GGCTTTGCGAGTCTTGAAATCAGCAAATGTGATTCTTTCTGAAGATACAAGGCATTCCGGAAAATTGCTACACTATTACAACATTAAAACTCCTCTT CTTAGTTATCACAAGTTCAATGAATCTCAAAGAGCACAAATGGTGCTGAGGAAACTACAAGATGGTGAAATTGTCGCCCTGATCAGTGACGCTGGCACACCAGGCATCAGTGACCCTGGAATGGAACTG GCTAAGCTGTGCGTGGATAAAAATGTACTTGTTGTTCCCATTCCTGGGCCTTCTGCTGTGGTAACTGCTCTTTCGGCCTCTGGCTTACCTACTAATGAGTTCACATTTG TTGGTTTTCTTCCAAAGCATAATTCTTCGAGGAAAGAGAGGCTGATACTTTCAGCAAATGAATCAGCCACACAAATTTTCTTCATTCCACCTCACAGGCTTTCTCAATTTCTTGAAGAGGCTGCTGCTATATTTGGTGAGAGTAG GGAGTGTGTCATGGCTCGGGAGATGACCAAAGTACATGAGGAG ttTTGGCGCGGCACCATTGGCGAAGCCAAAGAGGCATTCTCGGCACGTCAACTGAAGGGTGAAATTACTTTCTTGATTGAAGGCAAATCAATCAGTATTGATGAGAGTCCATCAGAATCACAGCTGGAGAATGAGTTGAGAGAGCTGATTTCGGAGGGACATTCTCTTTCAATG GCCGTCAAGTTGGTAGCAAGTGGAAAATCGGTGAAACGAAAAGCAATATATTCTCTTGCATTGAGGAAATTTGGAGGGCAACTAGAATCAGAGGATGAGTAG
- the LOC107769765 gene encoding uncharacterized protein LOC107769765 isoform X1, which translates to MLIRRYNPMSIFSSTSSSAVFSPVHRQFRRCPLPLFTQFLRPHFPPSLLCTTISSVPTTLTPSYYSTNSAESSTADATATDELQHHLSNSKQQVTVTSSENSLLHKCKGPLKPGLYLVGTPIGNLEDITLRALRVLKSANVILSEDTRHSGKLLHYYNIKTPLLSYHKFNESQRAQMVLRKLQDGEIVALISDAGTPGISDPGMELAKLCVDKNVLVVPIPGPSAVVTALSASGLPTNEFTFVGFLPKHNSSRKERLILSANESATQIFFIPPHRLSQFLEEAAAIFGESRECVMAREMTKVHEEFWRGTIGEAKEAFSARQLKGEITFLIEGKSISIDESPSESQLENELRELISEGHSLSMAVKLVASGKSVKRKAIYSLALRKFGGQLESEDE; encoded by the exons ATGCTGATACGGCGTTATAATCCCATGTCTATTTTTTCCTCCACCTCTTCCTCCGCCGTCTTCAGCCCAGTTCACCGGCAGTTTAGGAGGTGTCCTCTTCCCTTATTCACTCAATTTTTGCGACCCCATTTCCCACCTTCACTTCTTTGTACCACCATATCCAGTGTCCCCACAACTCTCACCCCTTCATATTACTCTACTAACAGTGCAGAAAGCTCCACTGCTGATGCCACTGCCACTGATGAACTGCAGCATCACCTATCGAATTCTAAGCAA CAGGTCACGGTTACTAGCAgtgaaaacagcctcttgcatAAATGCAAG gGCCCTTTGAAACCAGGTTTATATCTAGTTGGAACCCCAATTGGCAATCTTGAAGATATTACTCTCAG GGCTTTGCGAGTCTTGAAATCAGCAAATGTGATTCTTTCTGAAGATACAAGGCATTCCGGAAAATTGCTACACTATTACAACATTAAAACTCCTCTT CTTAGTTATCACAAGTTCAATGAATCTCAAAGAGCACAAATGGTGCTGAGGAAACTACAAGATGGTGAAATTGTCGCCCTGATCAGTGACGCTGGCACACCAGGCATCAGTGACCCTGGAATGGAACTG GCTAAGCTGTGCGTGGATAAAAATGTACTTGTTGTTCCCATTCCTGGGCCTTCTGCTGTGGTAACTGCTCTTTCGGCCTCTGGCTTACCTACTAATGAGTTCACATTTG TTGGTTTTCTTCCAAAGCATAATTCTTCGAGGAAAGAGAGGCTGATACTTTCAGCAAATGAATCAGCCACACAAATTTTCTTCATTCCACCTCACAGGCTTTCTCAATTTCTTGAAGAGGCTGCTGCTATATTTGGTGAGAGTAG GGAGTGTGTCATGGCTCGGGAGATGACCAAAGTACATGAGGAG ttTTGGCGCGGCACCATTGGCGAAGCCAAAGAGGCATTCTCGGCACGTCAACTGAAGGGTGAAATTACTTTCTTGATTGAAGGCAAATCAATCAGTATTGATGAGAGTCCATCAGAATCACAGCTGGAGAATGAGTTGAGAGAGCTGATTTCGGAGGGACATTCTCTTTCAATG GCCGTCAAGTTGGTAGCAAGTGGAAAATCGGTGAAACGAAAAGCAATATATTCTCTTGCATTGAGGAAATTTGGAGGGCAACTAGAATCAGAGGATGAGTAG
- the LOC107769765 gene encoding uncharacterized protein LOC107769765 isoform X5, translating into MLIRRYNPMSIFSSTSSSAVFSPVHRQFRSAESSTADATATDELQHHLSNSKQVTVTSSENSLLHKCKGPLKPGLYLVGTPIGNLEDITLRALRVLKSANVILSEDTRHSGKLLHYYNIKTPLLSYHKFNESQRAQMVLRKLQDGEIVALISDAGTPGISDPGMELAKLCVDKNVLVVPIPGPSAVVTALSASGLPTNEFTFVGFLPKHNSSRKERLILSANESATQIFFIPPHRLSQFLEEAAAIFGESRECVMAREMTKVHEEFWRGTIGEAKEAFSARQLKGEITFLIEGKSISIDESPSESQLENELRELISEGHSLSMAVKLVASGKSVKRKAIYSLALRKFGGQLESEDE; encoded by the exons ATGCTGATACGGCGTTATAATCCCATGTCTATTTTTTCCTCCACCTCTTCCTCCGCCGTCTTCAGCCCAGTTCACCGGCAGTTTAGGAG TGCAGAAAGCTCCACTGCTGATGCCACTGCCACTGATGAACTGCAGCATCACCTATCGAATTCTAAGCAA GTCACGGTTACTAGCAgtgaaaacagcctcttgcatAAATGCAAG gGCCCTTTGAAACCAGGTTTATATCTAGTTGGAACCCCAATTGGCAATCTTGAAGATATTACTCTCAG GGCTTTGCGAGTCTTGAAATCAGCAAATGTGATTCTTTCTGAAGATACAAGGCATTCCGGAAAATTGCTACACTATTACAACATTAAAACTCCTCTT CTTAGTTATCACAAGTTCAATGAATCTCAAAGAGCACAAATGGTGCTGAGGAAACTACAAGATGGTGAAATTGTCGCCCTGATCAGTGACGCTGGCACACCAGGCATCAGTGACCCTGGAATGGAACTG GCTAAGCTGTGCGTGGATAAAAATGTACTTGTTGTTCCCATTCCTGGGCCTTCTGCTGTGGTAACTGCTCTTTCGGCCTCTGGCTTACCTACTAATGAGTTCACATTTG TTGGTTTTCTTCCAAAGCATAATTCTTCGAGGAAAGAGAGGCTGATACTTTCAGCAAATGAATCAGCCACACAAATTTTCTTCATTCCACCTCACAGGCTTTCTCAATTTCTTGAAGAGGCTGCTGCTATATTTGGTGAGAGTAG GGAGTGTGTCATGGCTCGGGAGATGACCAAAGTACATGAGGAG ttTTGGCGCGGCACCATTGGCGAAGCCAAAGAGGCATTCTCGGCACGTCAACTGAAGGGTGAAATTACTTTCTTGATTGAAGGCAAATCAATCAGTATTGATGAGAGTCCATCAGAATCACAGCTGGAGAATGAGTTGAGAGAGCTGATTTCGGAGGGACATTCTCTTTCAATG GCCGTCAAGTTGGTAGCAAGTGGAAAATCGGTGAAACGAAAAGCAATATATTCTCTTGCATTGAGGAAATTTGGAGGGCAACTAGAATCAGAGGATGAGTAG
- the LOC107769765 gene encoding uncharacterized protein LOC107769765 isoform X4, producing the protein MLIRRYNPMSIFSSTSSSAVFSPVHRQFRSAESSTADATATDELQHHLSNSKQQVTVTSSENSLLHKCKGPLKPGLYLVGTPIGNLEDITLRALRVLKSANVILSEDTRHSGKLLHYYNIKTPLLSYHKFNESQRAQMVLRKLQDGEIVALISDAGTPGISDPGMELAKLCVDKNVLVVPIPGPSAVVTALSASGLPTNEFTFVGFLPKHNSSRKERLILSANESATQIFFIPPHRLSQFLEEAAAIFGESRECVMAREMTKVHEEFWRGTIGEAKEAFSARQLKGEITFLIEGKSISIDESPSESQLENELRELISEGHSLSMAVKLVASGKSVKRKAIYSLALRKFGGQLESEDE; encoded by the exons ATGCTGATACGGCGTTATAATCCCATGTCTATTTTTTCCTCCACCTCTTCCTCCGCCGTCTTCAGCCCAGTTCACCGGCAGTTTAGGAG TGCAGAAAGCTCCACTGCTGATGCCACTGCCACTGATGAACTGCAGCATCACCTATCGAATTCTAAGCAA CAGGTCACGGTTACTAGCAgtgaaaacagcctcttgcatAAATGCAAG gGCCCTTTGAAACCAGGTTTATATCTAGTTGGAACCCCAATTGGCAATCTTGAAGATATTACTCTCAG GGCTTTGCGAGTCTTGAAATCAGCAAATGTGATTCTTTCTGAAGATACAAGGCATTCCGGAAAATTGCTACACTATTACAACATTAAAACTCCTCTT CTTAGTTATCACAAGTTCAATGAATCTCAAAGAGCACAAATGGTGCTGAGGAAACTACAAGATGGTGAAATTGTCGCCCTGATCAGTGACGCTGGCACACCAGGCATCAGTGACCCTGGAATGGAACTG GCTAAGCTGTGCGTGGATAAAAATGTACTTGTTGTTCCCATTCCTGGGCCTTCTGCTGTGGTAACTGCTCTTTCGGCCTCTGGCTTACCTACTAATGAGTTCACATTTG TTGGTTTTCTTCCAAAGCATAATTCTTCGAGGAAAGAGAGGCTGATACTTTCAGCAAATGAATCAGCCACACAAATTTTCTTCATTCCACCTCACAGGCTTTCTCAATTTCTTGAAGAGGCTGCTGCTATATTTGGTGAGAGTAG GGAGTGTGTCATGGCTCGGGAGATGACCAAAGTACATGAGGAG ttTTGGCGCGGCACCATTGGCGAAGCCAAAGAGGCATTCTCGGCACGTCAACTGAAGGGTGAAATTACTTTCTTGATTGAAGGCAAATCAATCAGTATTGATGAGAGTCCATCAGAATCACAGCTGGAGAATGAGTTGAGAGAGCTGATTTCGGAGGGACATTCTCTTTCAATG GCCGTCAAGTTGGTAGCAAGTGGAAAATCGGTGAAACGAAAAGCAATATATTCTCTTGCATTGAGGAAATTTGGAGGGCAACTAGAATCAGAGGATGAGTAG
- the LOC107769765 gene encoding uncharacterized protein LOC107769765 isoform X3, with product MLIRRYNPMSIFSSTSSSAVFSPVHRQFRRCPLPLFTQFLRPHFPPSLLCTTISSVPTTLTPSYYSTNSAESSTADATATDELQHHLSNSKQGPLKPGLYLVGTPIGNLEDITLRALRVLKSANVILSEDTRHSGKLLHYYNIKTPLLSYHKFNESQRAQMVLRKLQDGEIVALISDAGTPGISDPGMELAKLCVDKNVLVVPIPGPSAVVTALSASGLPTNEFTFVGFLPKHNSSRKERLILSANESATQIFFIPPHRLSQFLEEAAAIFGESRECVMAREMTKVHEEFWRGTIGEAKEAFSARQLKGEITFLIEGKSISIDESPSESQLENELRELISEGHSLSMAVKLVASGKSVKRKAIYSLALRKFGGQLESEDE from the exons ATGCTGATACGGCGTTATAATCCCATGTCTATTTTTTCCTCCACCTCTTCCTCCGCCGTCTTCAGCCCAGTTCACCGGCAGTTTAGGAGGTGTCCTCTTCCCTTATTCACTCAATTTTTGCGACCCCATTTCCCACCTTCACTTCTTTGTACCACCATATCCAGTGTCCCCACAACTCTCACCCCTTCATATTACTCTACTAACAGTGCAGAAAGCTCCACTGCTGATGCCACTGCCACTGATGAACTGCAGCATCACCTATCGAATTCTAAGCAA gGCCCTTTGAAACCAGGTTTATATCTAGTTGGAACCCCAATTGGCAATCTTGAAGATATTACTCTCAG GGCTTTGCGAGTCTTGAAATCAGCAAATGTGATTCTTTCTGAAGATACAAGGCATTCCGGAAAATTGCTACACTATTACAACATTAAAACTCCTCTT CTTAGTTATCACAAGTTCAATGAATCTCAAAGAGCACAAATGGTGCTGAGGAAACTACAAGATGGTGAAATTGTCGCCCTGATCAGTGACGCTGGCACACCAGGCATCAGTGACCCTGGAATGGAACTG GCTAAGCTGTGCGTGGATAAAAATGTACTTGTTGTTCCCATTCCTGGGCCTTCTGCTGTGGTAACTGCTCTTTCGGCCTCTGGCTTACCTACTAATGAGTTCACATTTG TTGGTTTTCTTCCAAAGCATAATTCTTCGAGGAAAGAGAGGCTGATACTTTCAGCAAATGAATCAGCCACACAAATTTTCTTCATTCCACCTCACAGGCTTTCTCAATTTCTTGAAGAGGCTGCTGCTATATTTGGTGAGAGTAG GGAGTGTGTCATGGCTCGGGAGATGACCAAAGTACATGAGGAG ttTTGGCGCGGCACCATTGGCGAAGCCAAAGAGGCATTCTCGGCACGTCAACTGAAGGGTGAAATTACTTTCTTGATTGAAGGCAAATCAATCAGTATTGATGAGAGTCCATCAGAATCACAGCTGGAGAATGAGTTGAGAGAGCTGATTTCGGAGGGACATTCTCTTTCAATG GCCGTCAAGTTGGTAGCAAGTGGAAAATCGGTGAAACGAAAAGCAATATATTCTCTTGCATTGAGGAAATTTGGAGGGCAACTAGAATCAGAGGATGAGTAG